The Paenibacillus yonginensis genome segment AGGCCACCCGGGTCATTATTCCTTTGCGGTAGACTCGTGATATTTTGTTCTGCGTTATCGTTGAACACTCCCGCCAAGAAATTCATGGCTATATATATCAGTGATTCTATCCAGCACACGCTGCGCGTGTTCTGTAAACTTCAAGCCCGCAACCCGGTTCTTGAACAAAAACACGCCGGTTTCATTGCGGTGTTTGCCGAGGGCCGCCTCAAACAACAGGTTGGCGCCATGCGTAGGTGGAGAGGAGAAAAATCTCATAAACAGTTCAAAGCCTGCGGTCAGTCCGGAATCTTTCCCTTTTCTTAGCGTGTTGTTAATGCCTGGATCAACGCTGCGGATTTTGATGCCTTCCTTGGCAAGCTGCGGTGCGATCGCTTGGGTCCACAACGAAAGGGCCAGCTTTGAAGTCGCATAGGGTCCATACATTTTGCGGAAGGTTTTGGGGTGCTCCAGATTTTCCATTGAAAAATCCTTCGTAAATCTGAACACCTGCGACGAAGTGTTAATCACCGTTTTTAAGCTGCCGTTCTTTATCAGTTCCTTCAATTCCATCAGAATAATATAGGGAACGACCGTCAACAATTCATAATGCAATTCGCGGCCTTGCTTCGAATAGCGCAGCTCACTTAAGCCTCCTCCGGCGTTGTTAAACAAAATATCAATCCGCTGCTCCTTGCTTTTGATTTCTTCCAAAGCGTGTCTCAAGCTGTCATAATCGGTGAGATCCTTCACCTTATAGGCCCGGAGCTGTCCGTCCTTGAGATGATCCTGGAGGAATTTATCATCCGCTGGAAAATCCGACCGGATTAAAGCAGCCACCTGCCAATTCTCCGCCAACATTTTCCGGGTCAATGCCAACCCGATCCCGCTGCTTGCGCCTGTAATCAGTGCGTTAGGTTCCCGTTGGTTCTTACTCAAAGCATGTCCTCCTTCATTCAGAATTCCACCAGTTATATCTGTTTATCAGCCGGAGTCGGCAGGAAGATCCGTTTGCCATGGGCACTCCCACTCCGGCTGATTTCGGGCAGCTGTACGCCCCCTGCTTAACTTTAATAGTCAGGTATACGAACTGAGGAGCTTAGATCTGGGAGCCGCCTCCATCAACAGGGAACTCAGCCCCGGTGGTATAGGTGGCCTCAAATGCCAGGAAGGCAACAGTCTTGGCTACCTCAACTGGATCGCCTAAACGCAGCATAGGGATCTGCTGTCTCATCTGTTCCTTTGTCTGCTTTGCAGCTTCTTCCGGCATTGACTTCTCCATGATGCCTGTATCAATAACACCCGGACTGACTGCGTTGACGCGAATATTTCGAGGCAATAACTCGCGCGCCAGCCCCCGAGTCATGGAGCGAAGCGCCGCTTTACTAGCTGCGTAAGCACTGAGCATCGGGAGACCCACTACGTTCACGATTGAGGTGGTAAGGACTACCCCGCTTCCTGAGCTAAGCAACGGAGCGAGTTTCTGCACGGTAAAGTAAGGTCCTTTGGCATTGATGGTAAGTATCTCGTCGTACTTTTCTTCTGTCATTGTCTCGAAAGGGACAAACCCTGTGACACCAGCGTTAACGAACAGAGCATCTATGGTTCCAAATTCAGCTTTCACTCGATCAGCTAACGCGGCGATATCCTTCGATGAGGCGGCATCACTTATAACGGTGATTGCGTTATTGCCGAGTTGTTCACGAGCCGCATCCAACGTCGCCTGAGTACGTCCAGTAATCAGAACTTGTGCGCCTTCATCCACCAGCAACTTCGCCGTTGCAAGACCGATTCCGCTGCTACCTCCCGTGATCACGACCTTTTTGTCTGAGAATTTCCCCTTATTGAATGATTCCATTTAAATGCTCCTCCCTTTGGTTAATCCGTAATCGGATGATTAGGTACATGAGCGATTATACTGCAATAAATTTAATAAGTAAACAAAATTAATTAGATTAGTTAATTTAATTATTTAAGTACATAAAAGTCAGCAAATTTGTTATACTGTATTTTATAGGCATCAAAGGGAGGTACTTTTCCGTGAGAAAAGCTGTGAGTGCAGAAACATATGTGGAAAAAATAAAAACCATTATAAGAAAAACAAAATTCAGCCAGCTGAAAATCGACGATCTCGCAAAATATATGGATATCAGCAAAGTGACACTTTATAAGCATTTTTCCTCCAAGGATGACATCATTGAGCAAGTCGTTAATTATTACATTGATTATTCGAAGAAAGCTGACACCGTTGTCAAAGATGATTCCGTCTCTTTTTTGGATCGTTTTCAATTAACATTTTTACAATCCTTGATGTGTGCCGCGTATATCTCTGATTTGTTCTTGCAGGATCTTAAGGAATTTTATCCGCGCCATTTTGAGAATCTGTCCGTTGCGCTGCAAAATCGGAATAAAAGCCTACAAACTTTTTTTGAATCCGGTATGGAGCAGCAGATCTTCAACAGATTGAATGCCGTGTTGTTTATGGTTCAGGATGACGCTGTGCTGCGACGCTTTATCGAGCCGTCATTTTCGATTCAATATGATATTACTTTGAAACAAGCAATTTTGGAGTTCTACTACATGAAGCAGTATCAATTGCTAAAACCTGAATATCTAAAGATCATAGATAATTCCGATATTGAACGGAAGATCATTAATATTTTGCAAGCCATTTCATAAGTGAAACGCCGATATCCATTTTCCGTGGTGTTACGCTGAACGCAGGATAGGTCAAGGGCGTCAAAAAAAGGAACTCCCCTTGAGGAATCCCTTCTTATAAAAATTATAATTTTCAACTTTACATCCTCTTTTAGTTGGAAGCTGGGGCTGGGCCGACATCTTCTGCTGGAGGTGCGCCAACCTTGAAGCTTTCACCTCAAGTACAGCTTTATTCCCCTTCACGCTTCCCATGTTCTCCTTCCCCGTTTGCGATTTTTTCTTTATGTTGAATTATCATTTGAAAGAACTTCAGGACGGCCTGAAGCTCCGATTCCGAAAAGTCGTTCATTGAATCGATAAACCGGTTCTCGATGATGACATGCATCCTGGCATGAACCTCGAAGATCTGCCGGCCTTTGGGCGTCAGGCTGAAATAGACTTCTTTTTTGTTGTCGTTCATTTGGCTGCGCTTGATGTAGCCTTCCTCCAGCAGCTTGGTGCTGATCTTGGTAATGCTCGCCTTGGATAAATTCATTTTCTCTGCAATGGAAGTATTATTGATAGGCTCATAATGACCGATGCAGTCGATGGTATGGACGCTGGTTAGATTGGTTGGGAACGAACTGAGCCCTTCCAGCCGGGCAAAATCCGCAAATTCTTCGCTCTCGATCGCAAAGAGTTGTTCGGTCAAATGTGAAAAATGAAGAAATCGGCTGTACAGCAACCTCTTAAGTCCCTCGGACGAGTTCATATCTTCTGTCTCCCCTTATTGTTTATCTGTAAACCAACATATCACAATTCATTCAAGCAATCAAACCGCATCATTCATCCAAATTTCCATTTGACAACACACCACACCTGAATATATAGTTTACTTATTAACAAAATAAATTGTTAACCAGTTAATAATATGAGTAAAGAAGGGAATTCTTATGAATACTTCTGCAACGATAAGAGAACGAAGAACGATTCGCAAATTCAAGTCTACGCCGGTCCCGCAAGAGCAGATTATTTCCTTGTTGCATGAAGCCGCCGGTTTGTATGAAACCGAGGGCAATCCAAGCTGGCGCTGCATCTATTAAAATTCCCTGGAATCGCGTCAACGACTGGCCGGAAGCATGCTCTCCAAAATCAAGGAAAGTCGTTTCGGCAAGTTCATCCCCGACAAAATGACCGACTTCTATAGCAAACAAGCCACCGAGATTCCCGCTCACTTGGTTTTCATTACGGAATCCGCCAACACACGGCAGCAAAGCGACGAGAATTATTCCGCGGTTTGCAGCATCATGCAGAATTTCCAGCTGCTAGGCTGGGAGCAAGGACTGGGCATGCTGTGGTATACGGACCCGCTAATCATGAGCGAGACTTTCTTCAAGGAAATCGGATTGCAGAACGGGGAGCGTTTTGCCGGGATTCTGAGTATCGGATACTTTGATAAAGTGCCCCGAGCCCGGAAGAGAACGCCGGCGGAACAGAAATGGACGATGATCGGTGGGGATGACCACCCGCATCCGCATACGAATGCGGACACGCTGCCGTATTCCCCGCAAACCATTCTGGGAATGTTGAATGAAGCTGTCTATGCGCCAAACGACGGGATGCGGGAACCGTGGCGTTTTGTTTATGTAACAGGAGAAGAAGCGGCCGGCAGGCTTCGCAGTCTGCAAGGGAGCTCGTCCACGACATTCCTGCTCATCGTAGCCAAGGAAGAAAGCGATCTCCACAAGCAGGATGAAGATTACGCGGCCGTATGCTGTCTGATTCAGAACTTTCAATTATTGGCCAAGACCAACCTCGGGCACGTTTACCGAACCCTTCCGGAATGGACTTACAATCGAGAAAATTGTACGCCATTTGGAATTCGGCCTCAGGAACGGATCGTCGCAGTGCTGGAATTCGGTGCAGACATTCGCCGCCCAAGCTCTGCATCCACACCTCCGGCGGTGAACGTCACGCAACGTTAGCTTTTTCGAAAGAACCTATAGTTTTAAGCACCAGATTACGCAAAAAATCACCCTTTCTGTAGCGGTTTTGGTTGCCATAAGAGTTGTGTGTTACGCTGAATGAACTCCGCGGCACCTTGACCTTGCATCCGGCGATATGGAATGAATGTGAATTTCCATAGAGTTGCCCTCATAAAAAAGTAATAGCTGCCCTCTAAATCGAAAAAGCGACAGCCGTGGACGAGAAATAAAGTCCTAGACTTTCGCTTTTTCATTGTTTCATTGAACGTTTTGTTACCTGTTAAATTAAACCCATAAAAGGATTAAGCAATCTACCTCTTCAGCGTAATTATTCACCGTCCCCTAGAATCATTTGGTCCAGCGGCGTACCGGCAAGCACCATGGGGTACACATTCTCATTAGCCGGGATGACGAACTCGACGAGCACAGGTCCTGTCGTCTGCAGCGCTTCTAACCAAACCTTGGCGGCTTCTTCTTTGTTCGTTGCCCTTAATCCCTTGACTCCGTATGCTTCCGCAAGCTTGACGAAATCCGGACTGCCGGACAGATCAATTTGGCTGTAGCGACGTTCGTACATCAATTCCTGCTGCTGCTTAACCATGCCGAGCACCTGGTTGTTCAACACTACGATCTTGACCGGAATCTGATGAATTGCGCAGATCGCCATCTCCTGCGCGCACATCTGCATGCCCCCGTCGCCGTTGATCGAGACGACGAGACGATCCGGATTTCCGACTTGCACACCAATCGCAGCCGGGAAGCCAAAACCCATCGTGCCAAGACCGCCCGACGTGATGAGTGAGCGAGGATGCTTGAAGCGGTAAAACTGCGCGGTCCACATTTGATGCTGACCTACATCCGTAGTGATGATTGCATTTCCTTGCGTCGTCTCGCTAATCATCTCGAGCACATATTGTGGTTTAATGACAGTATCCGAATCAGTATACCGAAGCGGATGCTGTACCTTATACTCTTGAAGCTGCTCGAGCCAGGTATCCGTCTGGGCTGCTTGCGCTTTCGTGTTCGCATAAGCCAGCAGGTTTCTAATATCGCCGGTGCATGCGAGATCTGTCTTGACGTTCTTGCCGATTTCCGCAGGATCAATATCGATATGGGCGATACGTTTGGCATGAGGCGCAAACCCATCCAGCTTCATCGTAACCCGGTCATCGAAACGCGAGCCGATCGAAATAAGAAGATCCGCATTCTGTACCGCCATGTTCGCCGCATATACGCCATGATGTCCGAGCATGCCCAGCCGCAACTCGTCATCGCTCGGAAACCCGCCGAGGCCGAGCAAAGTCGTCGCGACCGGAATCCGAGTAGTGTGGACGAACTTGATCAGCTCCTGCGAGGAGTTCGAATAGACCACGCCGCCGCCCGCGATAATAACCGGCTTACGCGCTTCTGCAATCGCTTGAAGCAGCGCATCCATTTCTGCCGGATTCGGTTCCGGAGCTCCGTGGTATCCGCGCAACCGAACCGTTTCCGCTGGACGATATGCCATCCGCTGATGGGTCACGTCTTTTGGAATATCGATCACGACAGGACCTTTGCGGCCCGTATTTGCGATGAAGAACGCTTCATGAATGATGCGAGGAAGGTCGTGTACATTCCGAACCATGTAGTTGTGCTTCGTAATCGGCATCGTGATGCTAATAATGTCCGCTTCCTGAAAAGCATCCGTGCCCATTACGGCCGTAGATACGTTCCCCGTTATGATCACCAGCGGCACCGAATCCATATAGGCGGTTGCAATGCCGGTCACCAGATTTGTTGCTCCTGGACCGGATGTCGCAAGGCATACCCCAACCTTCCCCGTCGACCTGGCATAACCATCCGCCGCGTGAATGGCACCTTGTTCGTGCCGGGTCAAGATATGTTTGAATTCAGGCTGATGGACCATTGCGTCGTAAATATAGAGCACATTACCTCCCGGATAGCCGAATACGCACTCTACCCCTTCCTGCAGCAAGCCGCGCAAAAGCACCTCCGAACCGGTGATATGTTCCTCTGATGGCGTCGTTGTTTCATTCGTCATTCCTAATTGCTGTTCCACTCGGGCAGCCTCCTTTGCAAAATAAAATCCCCTCTCCTCCTGAGCAAACTGACAGCGACCCAGTCAGCTTCATACAGGGACGAAAGGGGATTTTTTCGCGGTACCACCCAAGTTCGCTGCCACCCTCGCGGATGCAGCCTCATGAGGTAAGGCCGATGCCTTACCTGCGGCGCGTTAACGAGCACCATTTCGGTTGAGTCTACTTGCGGTCATGGAATAAGAACAGCCGCTTTCGGTTAACAGCTCCGAGACGACACTATACATGCGTTACGACGGAGGTTTCAGCAATCCCTCCGCTCTCTGGGCATAACCGCCATTGCTGGCTTTCTCTTCATTGCCTGTTGATATTAAACAAATAACCCCTTCCTTCCCAAGGCTCGAAGCAGATGCTTAAAGCCTTGGGACGAAAGGGGAATGTTCGCGGTACCACCCAGGTTCACTGCAATCTCGCAATTGCAGTCTCACGAGGTAAAGCTGACGCTTTACCTGCAGCATGTTAACGGATGCCAAGCCGGTCGATCCTAATTGCGGGCGTGTTATCACGCTTTCCGTGTTCGGTCAACAGCTCCGAGACGACACTATACATGCGTTACGACGGAGGTTTCAGCAATCCCTCCGCTCTCTGGACATAAACGTTATTGCATAGCCTTCTCTTCTTCGCTATATTTGAACTTTTTTCTGATAATAACACAGAATGCTCCAGATGAGAATTCACGGTTTCGAAAAATATAAAATGGCCGGCAGCACCACATGATCAACAATCTCTTCCAATTTCTGATGCGACACCCGTCCATTTTCAAGCATAAACGTATAGCGAATTTGCTCAAAAAGAATGAGTTTGGTCGCTTTAGGCGGGAGCTTTGTGATTTCTCCCCGTTGTACGGCCTGTTGAAGAACGCAATCCATAATCTTGATATTGGAACCTGTTGCTTCGGCCAACATCTGGCTGGTCCGTTCCCGCTCCTGCTGGCTAATCATCTCGGAAAACAGCATTTTAAATAGTCTAAACGGTCCATTGTCGGACTCCAAAATAAAATGCTGACCCACAGATACTAAATGATCACGGAGACAGCCCCTGTCGAAATCCAGACTCTTGAATACCCCTTCCGATTGTTGCATCCGATGTTGAACAGCTGCAAACACTAGATCAAACGGAGTATCCCAATAACGATAAACCACCGAACGACTGGTATTCGCCTCGCGAGCAATACGCGCAAAATTAATCGCACTGTACCCTTCCGTCTCCAGCAGACGATACGCTGCTGCATAAATATCATTTTGTAATTGGTCGCCGCGGCGGCGGCTTTTATTTGATTCCGTCATCCCTTTTTCTCTCCTTGTATGCTCATTATACAGGAAACTGTATCTTAAATAAATAAGATCCATTCATGTATCTAATTGACTCATTAAGATACATTGATGTATCTTAATTATAAAATAAGATACAGTCATGTATTTAAAGGAGAGATCATCATGAAGGTTATTGTTTTAGGAGGCTCGCACGGGGGGATTGAAGCGGTTGAAGCGTTACGGCTGATGTGTCCGAAAGCGAACGTTCAATGGTATGACAAAGGGGACTTCTCCTCCACTTCGGCCAAGGATCTTGAAACCATTCAACAACAAGGAGTATCCATCTTCAGCCACACTGAAATAACTAAAGTAGAACCTGGCAAACACCAAGTAGAAATAAACGATCTTATGACAGGGGAAACGCGAAAGGAGGGTTATGACAAAATCATTTTAAGTCCAGGTGCAAAGCCGTTTATTCTTCCTGTCCCTGGACAGCATTTAACAAACATCGGTACGATGAGCAGTCGACAAGATCTATTTACTATGAGAAAACATGCTGCAGATCCAGATATTAAAAACGTTGTTATTGTTGGCGCAGGATACATTGGGACGGGAGCCGCTTCATTATTTGCCGAATCAGGGAAAAAGGTTACGTTAATGGACATCAACAATCGTCCTTTAAGCTCCTATTTAGATCAGGAATTTACGGATGTACTTGAAGAAGAAATGAAAGATCGGGAAGTGGAATTGGCACTAGGCAACTCGATCCTCGAATTTGTCGGTGATGAAAATGATCGAGTCGTCGAGGTTGTCACTACAAAAGGCACCTATTCAGCAGACCTGGTCATCTTGTCTGCCGGCAATCGTCCCAACACGGAATGGTTGCAAGGCGCAGTGGAATTATTGCCGGATGGCAGAATTAAAACAGATGAATACATGCGTACAAGTGATCCCGATATTTTCGCCATTGGGGATGCAACAACGGTTTGGTACAATCCCGGAAAAATGCGGATGAATGTTTCATTAGGAACCAACGCGCGTCGTCAAGCCCATTATGCAGTAAAAAACTTATACGAAGCCATTCATCCGCTTCCCGGTGTACAAGGCTCTTCAGGTGCGCATAATTTTAATTATTATTTCGCTACAACTGGTTTGAATGATAAAACGGCAAAAAAGCTGGGCATTGAAATCAAATCCGTCTACTTGGAACAAGGGGCTGCCCTGTTCTCTCCGGAGAAGACCGTTATGTTCAAACTGGTTTACGATCCGGCCACTTTAGAGATTTTAGGGGGACAAATCATGTCTAAAGTCGATATGACTGCTCATATCAATACGGTCTCCCTTGCGATTCAAACCGGATGCACCTTAGAACAATTGGCCTATGCCGACTTCTTCTTTCAACCCGAATTAAACACACCATGGAATGTAATAAATGCGGCAGGATTAAAAGCATTACAACAAGAGAAATTAATGTAACCGGCTTTCCTTTTGCATCCATGAGAATGCAAAAAGATATTTTCTAATATAAGGAAAATTTCTCAGATTGCAGACAAACTCCTTTGTTCCGAATAGAACTTAGGAGTTTGTCTTGTTTTGAAAGCTATGAAAAGGAAAAATCCATTGAACCGCCGGCCTTGGCCACCTGGCTTCCAGAGCCAGGTAGCTAACTTTGTGAGGTTCATGCAAGCAAAAACAAGCATGGCATGCACAGGCCGTTGTAACCGCAAGAATTATTCAAGCAGCTGGTGCTGCGGCTATTCCCTCCCTAGCATATGTAGTTCCGCCTAAATATTTCAAACCCGAGAACAGAGGCAAAGCGTTGAGCCTTGTGTCTACTACTTTCACGCTAATGGACGGAGTATACCCCATTAGTATCACCCGCTGCCAATGTTGTGCCATCGACCTTGAAAAAGACGGAGATTGGTTATCGGGATGGGACTCTTCACCCTTTTAAGTATTTTAGGAGGTGCATTTGGTCCTTCTATTTTAAGTCGATTTTTATCCTTCAATACTAACTTTACAATCTCCTTTATCATTGTCATCGTTATGTCAGTTATCGGCATTTTTCTAATACTCGCAACGTGAGCAAGATAATTCCAAGGATGATCTGAACAGGCACCCGGCCAATGGCTTAAAGTGATTTAGGGATATCCCAGTGTACGTAGGAACGCTATCAAAAAGACCTTCCCGCAGCGCAAGACCCTAATGCACCTGATGGTGAAGAGGATCACGCTGGACGACAGGAAGCACATCGGCAGCGTCGAGCTCGCCTTCAACGAGGAGACGAAAAGTATTTTTTAAGCTTAGCCCCTTCCGCTGAAACAATAGCGCAAAGGGCTTTTCCTTTATCCAACACTTGGGCATTCTGTTACCCTTCACTATGACAATATTACCGCTAAATTCGTTTTACTGTAGATCCTCAAAAGAACCGAATCCCGCTATCAGTGGCCTTTTGGCCTTGACATGCGTTCCATGAACAAGGCTACCCTGCGTCTGCTCAAAAATCGAATCATCTGACCCATAAGGTAATTGTTACGGCCATCGATGATATAGCTGCGTCCCTGATCAATCCCGCGAAATCCGGCCTGTACAACCTTATCCGGGGTCGAGAGTTTTTGGCCCGCACCCATTTCCTCACTGCCGACCGCATCGAAAAAACCCGTCTCGGTTGCACCTGGACACAGTGCGAGCACGCGAACGCCTCTCCCGCGCGTTTCCGCCCATAGCGCCTCGGAGAAGGACAATACAAATGCTTTGGTAGCCCCATAAACGGCTGAATAAGCACAAGGCATGAACGCGGCCATCGAAGCCACGTTAACGATGACTCCGTCCTTTCGCCTCAGCATATCGGGCAGCAACCGATGCGTAAGATCGACTAACGCAGCCGTGTTCAGCATAATCTCTTCCTGCTCGCGCTCCGGGTCTATTTCTTCGAAACGGCCATAGGTGCCAACACCTGCGTTGTTGATGAGAATATCCACGGACAAGCCCAGTTCGGAAATTTGTTCGACCAATTGGCGCGAGGCGTTCGCTTTGGACAAATCGCAAGCGAGTGCATAAGCCTGTACGCCATACTGGCGGTTGATTTCCTTGGCCATTAAATCCAGTTTGTCCTTGGAGCGCGCTGCCAGAACAACACGACAGCCTTGTGCTGCCAGTTCGTTGGCATAGGCTTTCCCTATTCCGGATGAAGCACCGGTGACTACCGCTAGCTTGTTACGATAAGTATACTTGATCAAGAGAAAAACCTCCTATTTAGAACTTTTCTGATATCAATTATCTTCATCGTACTGTCGATAGGAATGGGTTAACCACATCATGTTTATACTATTAGTGACATTAATAGCCTCAGTACTCGTTTTTGGTTCTCGTTGGGGGCAAGGTCAATTGACATCAATTATAGTAATAATCATCATGCATGAAATACTTTTGGTCCATTTGGTTACTAAAGGTATGTATTTTTCCATATGATTAAAAGAGGTGATCTATTTGATAATAAATCGCTTCTCATCCGCATTGGGTGACTATGTAGACGCGGAGAGTATCGTGACAGTGTCAAATAACGGTGGGCCGGATACGGGAGTTCTGCAGAAAATCGTAAATCAACTGCATTATCCTTCTTCTAGTCACAGACGAAGGTACGGATATTATCGTCTGGAATCGAGCGGCAGAACTGATCGTAGCCGATTTCGGCAGTCTGCCGGACAACGAACGGAATATGATGGACATTATGTTTTTAAAGCCGGATTACCGCAACAGACTGGTGGATTGGGTAAGCAAGCAACGCCGTATTCAGATGATGTGGTGAAACCCTCGTAAAGGGATACCAAAGAATGCGGCATCCACGATAACTGTATGCTCCTCTGCAAGTAGCCGGTTTATTGATTAAACCTCTTACTTAAAGGGGGGCATTTTTAAAACTTGCCGTTACTTATGATACAATTCTCCGTTTCAACTACAAGCGAAACTATAAGGCATCCGCTCGGATGTCTTGATTCATGCCGAATAAGACTTCTGATTGCTTTCCTAGTCCTAAACATTTGAAGATGATTCGAGCTGCTCTGAATGCTGGCTCCGATAGTCAATTCACAGTTGCTGCATATTATCCACCGTGCCATCCGGATGAGGAACATGAAGGGAAACGGCCAAATTGGAATTGTGTACGAAGCCACTACTTACTTGACCAACTCGTAACGGGTCGCAATAATACCTGAACCAAGCGTTCGACTGGACCGCAAGTTGAGCTTGATTTTCTCGCCGCCGCCGTCAAAAACAGACTTCCCGCCGCCCAAGACAACCGGACAAAGGGTCAGCAGGAATTCGTCGATCAGGCCAAATTGAAGCAATGTCTTTGCTGCTCCCGGACTTCCAAAGATGACCAGATCCTTGCCAGGCTGTTGCTTGAGTGCCGCAATTTCCTCTGCGATACGGTCCTTAATCAGCATCGTATTCTTCCACTCCGCTTTGTTCAACGTACTGGAAATGACGATTTTCTTTACGTCCTGCAGCCAAGTGGCATGATCCAGATCATGCTTCGACGCATTCGGATCATTCAACACTGCGGGCCAATAACTCTCCATTAACTGATACGTGTTGCGTCCATATACGGGCGATCCAACTTCGGATACAACCTCCTCGGCATATTTCTCCATTTCCTCATTGTATGGAATCCAGTCCAATCCCCCGTTTAAATCCGACGCATACCCGTCAAGCGAGACATGCATAAATAATACGAGTTTCCTCATGCCGATTCTCCTCCAATGCAAGTTATAATTAGCTGACGTAAGGTGCAAGTAAAATCTTATCCGGGGCACCCGGTGCCGATATGGTCATTCCCTCTAATTTTATTGTCATGCGGGTCCTCCTTTGGGAGAAGGCTCGCCATAAAGCAAGCGCATGGCTTCCATTTTTCGTCGCATATACGCCTTGGCCTCAGCAGGCT includes the following:
- a CDS encoding TetR/AcrR family transcriptional regulator, with translation MTESNKSRRRGDQLQNDIYAAAYRLLETEGYSAINFARIAREANTSRSVVYRYWDTPFDLVFAAVQHRMQQSEGVFKSLDFDRGCLRDHLVSVGQHFILESDNGPFRLFKMLFSEMISQQERERTSQMLAEATGSNIKIMDCVLQQAVQRGEITKLPPKATKLILFEQIRYTFMLENGRVSHQKLEEIVDHVVLPAILYFSKP
- a CDS encoding dihydrofolate reductase family protein, translating into MRKLVLFMHVSLDGYASDLNGGLDWIPYNEEMEKYAEEVVSEVGSPVYGRNTYQLMESYWPAVLNDPNASKHDLDHATWLQDVKKIVISSTLNKAEWKNTMLIKDRIAEEIAALKQQPGKDLVIFGSPGAAKTLLQFGLIDEFLLTLCPVVLGGGKSVFDGGGEKIKLNLRSSRTLGSGIIATRYELVK
- the ilvB gene encoding biosynthetic-type acetolactate synthase large subunit translates to MTNETTTPSEEHITGSEVLLRGLLQEGVECVFGYPGGNVLYIYDAMVHQPEFKHILTRHEQGAIHAADGYARSTGKVGVCLATSGPGATNLVTGIATAYMDSVPLVIITGNVSTAVMGTDAFQEADIISITMPITKHNYMVRNVHDLPRIIHEAFFIANTGRKGPVVIDIPKDVTHQRMAYRPAETVRLRGYHGAPEPNPAEMDALLQAIAEARKPVIIAGGGVVYSNSSQELIKFVHTTRIPVATTLLGLGGFPSDDELRLGMLGHHGVYAANMAVQNADLLISIGSRFDDRVTMKLDGFAPHAKRIAHIDIDPAEIGKNVKTDLACTGDIRNLLAYANTKAQAAQTDTWLEQLQEYKVQHPLRYTDSDTVIKPQYVLEMISETTQGNAIITTDVGQHQMWTAQFYRFKHPRSLITSGGLGTMGFGFPAAIGVQVGNPDRLVVSINGDGGMQMCAQEMAICAIHQIPVKIVVLNNQVLGMVKQQQELMYERRYSQIDLSGSPDFVKLAEAYGVKGLRATNKEEAAKVWLEALQTTGPVLVEFVIPANENVYPMVLAGTPLDQMILGDGE
- a CDS encoding TetR/AcrR family transcriptional regulator — protein: MRKAVSAETYVEKIKTIIRKTKFSQLKIDDLAKYMDISKVTLYKHFSSKDDIIEQVVNYYIDYSKKADTVVKDDSVSFLDRFQLTFLQSLMCAAYISDLFLQDLKEFYPRHFENLSVALQNRNKSLQTFFESGMEQQIFNRLNAVLFMVQDDAVLRRFIEPSFSIQYDITLKQAILEFYYMKQYQLLKPEYLKIIDNSDIERKIINILQAIS
- a CDS encoding MarR family transcriptional regulator translates to MTEQLFAIESEEFADFARLEGLSSFPTNLTSVHTIDCIGHYEPINNTSIAEKMNLSKASITKISTKLLEEGYIKRSQMNDNKKEVYFSLTPKGRQIFEVHARMHVIIENRFIDSMNDFSESELQAVLKFFQMIIQHKEKIANGEGEHGKREGE
- a CDS encoding SDR family NAD(P)-dependent oxidoreductase; translation: MIKYTYRNKLAVVTGASSGIGKAYANELAAQGCRVVLAARSKDKLDLMAKEINRQYGVQAYALACDLSKANASRQLVEQISELGLSVDILINNAGVGTYGRFEEIDPEREQEEIMLNTAALVDLTHRLLPDMLRRKDGVIVNVASMAAFMPCAYSAVYGATKAFVLSFSEALWAETRGRGVRVLALCPGATETGFFDAVGSEEMGAGQKLSTPDKVVQAGFRGIDQGRSYIIDGRNNYLMGQMIRFLSRRRVALFMERMSRPKGH
- a CDS encoding SDR family oxidoreductase; its protein translation is MESFNKGKFSDKKVVITGGSSGIGLATAKLLVDEGAQVLITGRTQATLDAAREQLGNNAITVISDAASSKDIAALADRVKAEFGTIDALFVNAGVTGFVPFETMTEEKYDEILTINAKGPYFTVQKLAPLLSSGSGVVLTTSIVNVVGLPMLSAYAASKAALRSMTRGLARELLPRNIRVNAVSPGVIDTGIMEKSMPEEAAKQTKEQMRQQIPMLRLGDPVEVAKTVAFLAFEATYTTGAEFPVDGGGSQI
- a CDS encoding SDR family NAD(P)-dependent oxidoreductase, with amino-acid sequence MSKNQREPNALITGASSGIGLALTRKMLAENWQVAALIRSDFPADDKFLQDHLKDGQLRAYKVKDLTDYDSLRHALEEIKSKEQRIDILFNNAGGGLSELRYSKQGRELHYELLTVVPYIILMELKELIKNGSLKTVINTSSQVFRFTKDFSMENLEHPKTFRKMYGPYATSKLALSLWTQAIAPQLAKEGIKIRSVDPGINNTLRKGKDSGLTAGFELFMRFFSSPPTHGANLLFEAALGKHRNETGVFLFKNRVAGLKFTEHAQRVLDRITDIYSHEFLGGSVQR
- a CDS encoding FAD-dependent oxidoreductase, with the protein product MKVIVLGGSHGGIEAVEALRLMCPKANVQWYDKGDFSSTSAKDLETIQQQGVSIFSHTEITKVEPGKHQVEINDLMTGETRKEGYDKIILSPGAKPFILPVPGQHLTNIGTMSSRQDLFTMRKHAADPDIKNVVIVGAGYIGTGAASLFAESGKKVTLMDINNRPLSSYLDQEFTDVLEEEMKDREVELALGNSILEFVGDENDRVVEVVTTKGTYSADLVILSAGNRPNTEWLQGAVELLPDGRIKTDEYMRTSDPDIFAIGDATTVWYNPGKMRMNVSLGTNARRQAHYAVKNLYEAIHPLPGVQGSSGAHNFNYYFATTGLNDKTAKKLGIEIKSVYLEQGAALFSPEKTVMFKLVYDPATLEILGGQIMSKVDMTAHINTVSLAIQTGCTLEQLAYADFFFQPELNTPWNVINAAGLKALQQEKLM